A DNA window from Engystomops pustulosus chromosome 6, aEngPut4.maternal, whole genome shotgun sequence contains the following coding sequences:
- the CBLC gene encoding E3 ubiquitin-protein ligase CBL-C isoform X1, with amino-acid sequence MHALHGGHAASVDKKVVEKVIQKLDGLSKLSGSPQLQRSHPYLPDIARDTKELLRQILDKTTDLIHNQYLQVTVNSLLYKTQQCSEMVKKEGVTTRKNLTKLSLIFSHILCELRALFPGGRFQGNSYRITKLEAYQFWGQAFGTRCLVKWEEFKEGLHSVHPIGKGPLESALRSTMDLTCNNYISVFEFDIFSRLFQPWESLLQNWMMLAVTHPGYMAFLTYDEVKDLLQGHIHRPGSYIFRLSCTHLGQWAIGYVTSGGNILQTIPQNKSLYEALKEGEREGLYLYPNGLSTNPDLSQLTNPTPNTVIQVTQEQWELYSDMDSTFQLCKICADNEKNIRLQPCGHLLCDACLTSWQKSDNTCPFCRTTITGKEEVHIATTSQQISCASNTRNQPDNDQKAASNVWGACTEKVVNEEEEEWIKNRPLPPPPDAPTIAVRHLSIPVLPSAPLAPIPSTTRTSPLPWVTRPNLTSQRVTLRAQDVINRLTRRT; translated from the exons ATGCATGCATTACATGGAGGGCACGCTGCCAGTGTGGATAAAAAGGTAGTTGAAAAGGTTATACAGAAACTGGATGGATTGTCAAAGCTCAGTGGGTCTCCTCAACTGCAAAGGAGTCACCCCTACCTTCCAGACATTGCTCGGGATACAAAGGAACTTCTGCGCCAAATTCTAGATAAGACCACTGACCTCATTCATAACCAGTATCTACAAGTGACAGTGAATAGCCTGCTCTACAAGACTCAACAATGCTCTGAAATGGTTAAAAAGGAAGGGGTGACCACCAG GAAGAACCTCACAAAATTGTCACTGATCTTTAGCCACATCTTGTGTGAGCTCCGAGCCTTGTTCCCTGGAGGTCGCTTTCAAGGAAATTCATATCGGATCACAAAACTTGAGGCATATCAGTTTTGGGGACAAGCATTTGGTACAAG GTGCCTTGTGAAATGGGAAGAGTTTAAGGAGGGGCTTCATTCTGTGCATCCCATTGGGAAAGGGCCACTGGAATCTGCTCTTCGTAGTACAATGGATCTCACGTGTAACAATTATATTTCAGTGTTTGAGTTTGACATCTTCTCACGTCTGTTTCAG CCATGGGAAAGCTTACTTCAGAACTGGATGATGCTGGCTGTCACCCACCCAGGATACATGGCGTTTTTAACCTATGATGAAGTGAAAGACCTACTACAGGGCCACATCCATAGGCCTGGCAG CTATATCTTTCGATTGAGCTGTACACATCTTGGACAATGGGCAATTGGCTATGTGACATCGGGAGGCAACATCCTACAGACCATCCCACAAAACAAATCTTTATACGAAGCTCTGAAGGAAGGCGAGAGAGAAGGCCT GTATCTCTATCCGAACGGTTTAAGTACTAACCCGGATTTATCACAACTCACCAACCCAACTCCAAACACAGTGATTCAAGTGACACAG gaacaatgGGAATTATATTCAGATATGGATTCCACATTTCAGTTGTGTAAAATCTGTGCTGACAATGAGAAAAACATTCGGTTACAGCCTTGTGGCCATTTGTTGTGTGACGCATGCCTAACTTCATGGCAG AAATCTGACAACACATGTCCATTCTGCCGCACCACAATTACAGGCAAAGAGGAGGTTCACATTGCTACAACTTCACAACAG ATATCCTGTGCATCAAATACTAGAAACCAGCCAGACAATGAT CAGAAAGCTGCTTCAAATGTATGGGGTGCATGCACTGAAAAAGTTGTTAATGAAGAGGAGGAAGAATGGATTAAAAACCGACCATTACCACCCCCTCCTGATGCCCCCACTATTGCAGTTCGCCATTTGTCTATACCCGTTTTGCCTAGTGCACCTCTTGCGCCTATTCCTTCTACAACTAGAACATCACCCCTCCCCTGGGTCACCCGACCCAACCTGACCTCTCAAAGAGTAACTCTGCGGGCTCAAGATGTCATCAACAGACTCACAAGACGTACATAA
- the CBLC gene encoding E3 ubiquitin-protein ligase CBL-C isoform X2: MHALHGGHAASVDKKVVEKVIQKLDGLSKLSGSPQLQRSHPYLPDIARDTKELLRQILDKTTDLIHNQYLQVTVNSLLYKTQQCSEMVKKEGVTTRKNLTKLSLIFSHILCELRALFPGGRFQGNSYRITKLEAYQFWGQAFGTRCLVKWEEFKEGLHSVHPIGKGPLESALRSTMDLTCNNYISVFEFDIFSRLFQPWESLLQNWMMLAVTHPGYMAFLTYDEVKDLLQGHIHRPGSYIFRLSCTHLGQWAIGYVTSGGNILQTIPQNKSLYEALKEGEREGLYLYPNGLSTNPDLSQLTNPTPNTVIQVTQEQWELYSDMDSTFQLCKICADNEKNIRLQPCGHLLCDACLTSWQKSDNTCPFCRTTITGKEEVHIATTSQQISCASNTRNQPDNDKAASNVWGACTEKVVNEEEEEWIKNRPLPPPPDAPTIAVRHLSIPVLPSAPLAPIPSTTRTSPLPWVTRPNLTSQRVTLRAQDVINRLTRRT, encoded by the exons ATGCATGCATTACATGGAGGGCACGCTGCCAGTGTGGATAAAAAGGTAGTTGAAAAGGTTATACAGAAACTGGATGGATTGTCAAAGCTCAGTGGGTCTCCTCAACTGCAAAGGAGTCACCCCTACCTTCCAGACATTGCTCGGGATACAAAGGAACTTCTGCGCCAAATTCTAGATAAGACCACTGACCTCATTCATAACCAGTATCTACAAGTGACAGTGAATAGCCTGCTCTACAAGACTCAACAATGCTCTGAAATGGTTAAAAAGGAAGGGGTGACCACCAG GAAGAACCTCACAAAATTGTCACTGATCTTTAGCCACATCTTGTGTGAGCTCCGAGCCTTGTTCCCTGGAGGTCGCTTTCAAGGAAATTCATATCGGATCACAAAACTTGAGGCATATCAGTTTTGGGGACAAGCATTTGGTACAAG GTGCCTTGTGAAATGGGAAGAGTTTAAGGAGGGGCTTCATTCTGTGCATCCCATTGGGAAAGGGCCACTGGAATCTGCTCTTCGTAGTACAATGGATCTCACGTGTAACAATTATATTTCAGTGTTTGAGTTTGACATCTTCTCACGTCTGTTTCAG CCATGGGAAAGCTTACTTCAGAACTGGATGATGCTGGCTGTCACCCACCCAGGATACATGGCGTTTTTAACCTATGATGAAGTGAAAGACCTACTACAGGGCCACATCCATAGGCCTGGCAG CTATATCTTTCGATTGAGCTGTACACATCTTGGACAATGGGCAATTGGCTATGTGACATCGGGAGGCAACATCCTACAGACCATCCCACAAAACAAATCTTTATACGAAGCTCTGAAGGAAGGCGAGAGAGAAGGCCT GTATCTCTATCCGAACGGTTTAAGTACTAACCCGGATTTATCACAACTCACCAACCCAACTCCAAACACAGTGATTCAAGTGACACAG gaacaatgGGAATTATATTCAGATATGGATTCCACATTTCAGTTGTGTAAAATCTGTGCTGACAATGAGAAAAACATTCGGTTACAGCCTTGTGGCCATTTGTTGTGTGACGCATGCCTAACTTCATGGCAG AAATCTGACAACACATGTCCATTCTGCCGCACCACAATTACAGGCAAAGAGGAGGTTCACATTGCTACAACTTCACAACAG ATATCCTGTGCATCAAATACTAGAAACCAGCCAGACAATGAT AAAGCTGCTTCAAATGTATGGGGTGCATGCACTGAAAAAGTTGTTAATGAAGAGGAGGAAGAATGGATTAAAAACCGACCATTACCACCCCCTCCTGATGCCCCCACTATTGCAGTTCGCCATTTGTCTATACCCGTTTTGCCTAGTGCACCTCTTGCGCCTATTCCTTCTACAACTAGAACATCACCCCTCCCCTGGGTCACCCGACCCAACCTGACCTCTCAAAGAGTAACTCTGCGGGCTCAAGATGTCATCAACAGACTCACAAGACGTACATAA